In one Sporomusa sphaeroides DSM 2875 genomic region, the following are encoded:
- the rpmH gene encoding 50S ribosomal protein L34, with the protein MKRTYQPNTLWKKRTHGFRERMSTAGGQTVLKRRRAKGRKKLSA; encoded by the coding sequence GTGAAACGTACTTATCAACCTAATACGCTTTGGAAGAAAAGAACTCATGGTTTCCGTGAGCGTATGTCGACAGCCGGTGGCCAAACTGTATTGAAAAGAAGACGTGCCAAAGGCAGAAA